In Chloroflexota bacterium, the following proteins share a genomic window:
- the mgtE gene encoding magnesium transporter, with protein sequence MTKILDIRPALDDVRAALDAGSIDQATQLVASLHPADAAAILDELESDELYEVFARLNLEHGADVLIELDTDSQVELAETLTSDQLSDLLEQMEPDDAADVLVELEPAQIAATLAAMDPEDSDDVRQLMEHDEESAGGLMTSHVVTLRDRLSAQQAIDLLRGLQPEDESVYYLYVVDANDGLVGVVSLRSLVMAPAQTLLSEIMDRNVITASVETDQEECARLLARYDLLALPVVDAQRRIVGAVTADDIIDVIEEEATEDMYRLANLPQDEDVEDSLFRSSRRRLFWLFINLPTAILAAWVVSQFDGTVEKVTALVPFMPIIAGMGGNAGIQTLTLIVRSIALGEVATGQGFRALGREVGIGAINGVAFGSAIGLLGWLWQGKPMLGVVAGCAMLLNLVSAAIAGTVVPLTLKLFRVDPALASGVIVTTVTDVTGYSCLLGLATILIRYLI encoded by the coding sequence ATGACCAAAATCCTCGATATTCGGCCAGCCTTAGACGACGTGCGGGCTGCGCTCGATGCTGGTTCGATTGACCAAGCAACCCAATTAGTAGCCAGCCTGCATCCAGCTGACGCTGCTGCCATCCTCGATGAACTCGAATCTGATGAACTGTATGAGGTGTTTGCTCGCCTCAACCTCGAACATGGCGCAGATGTTTTAATCGAGCTTGATACCGATTCGCAAGTAGAGCTAGCCGAAACCCTCACCAGCGATCAACTCTCCGATTTGCTTGAGCAGATGGAGCCAGACGATGCGGCTGATGTGTTGGTCGAGCTTGAGCCAGCGCAAATTGCCGCCACGCTTGCTGCCATGGACCCCGAAGATTCCGACGATGTACGCCAATTGATGGAACACGACGAGGAGAGCGCTGGTGGCTTGATGACCTCGCATGTTGTGACCTTGCGTGATCGATTAAGCGCCCAGCAAGCGATCGATTTATTGCGCGGTTTGCAGCCAGAAGACGAATCGGTCTACTATTTATATGTGGTCGATGCCAATGATGGCTTGGTTGGGGTGGTCAGTTTACGCTCGTTGGTAATGGCTCCAGCCCAAACCTTGCTTAGCGAGATTATGGATCGCAACGTCATTACCGCCAGCGTTGAAACCGACCAAGAAGAATGTGCGCGTTTGTTGGCGCGTTACGACTTGTTGGCCTTGCCAGTGGTTGATGCGCAACGGCGGATTGTTGGGGCAGTCACTGCCGATGATATTATCGACGTAATCGAGGAAGAAGCCACCGAGGATATGTATCGTTTAGCCAACTTACCGCAAGATGAAGATGTTGAAGATTCATTATTTCGTTCATCGCGGCGGCGTTTATTTTGGCTATTTATCAATTTGCCCACAGCAATTTTGGCAGCCTGGGTTGTGAGCCAATTTGATGGCACAGTCGAAAAAGTAACGGCATTAGTGCCATTTATGCCAATTATTGCTGGAATGGGTGGCAACGCGGGCATTCAAACCTTGACCTTGATTGTGCGTTCGATTGCCTTGGGCGAGGTGGCGACTGGCCAAGGCTTTCGCGCCTTAGGTCGCGAAGTCGGCATTGGAGCAATCAACGGGGTAGCATTTGGCAGTGCCATTGGTTTGTTGGGCTGGTTATGGCAAGGTAAACCAATGTTGGGGGTGGTTGCAGGCTGTGCGATGTTGCTGAATTTAGTATCGGCGGCAATTGCCGGAACCGTCGTACCGCTGACGCTCAAGCTCTTTCGGGTTGATCCAGCTTTGGCTTCCGGTGTGATTGTAACTACCGTAACCGATGTAACTGGCTATAGCTGCCTACTTGGTTTAGCCACAATCTTGATTCGTTATTTAATCTAG
- the hutH gene encoding histidine ammonia-lyase yields the protein MECLVLNGEQLTVDGLVAAARNPAIKVELAPEAIERMHYSRAAVERFVAEGRVVYGITTGFGHFQNRTIDRDHVRELQRNIIMSHATGTGTPLRRDQVRAMLIVRVNTLAKGFSGIRPLVAQALLDLLNADILPIIPCQGSLGASGDLAPLAHACLILLGLGEAVAPGQSPIHGQRMSGAEVLAYLQQEPLVLEAKEGLALTNGTALLSGLAALAIYDAEQLCRSAETIAALSMEALAALPAAFDQRLHAIRPHPRQMDSARSIRQLLQGSSFVYPSQAADPAMYGPHKVQDAYSLRCVPQVHGAIRDAACYGRWATEIELNSATDNPLIVPVDPEQPHGEYEAISGGNFHGEPLALAMDFLKVALSELGNISERRTARLVDAGLNGNLLAPFLTEQGGLHSGMMLIQYTAVALASENKVLVHPAAADTIPTSGNQEDHVSMGPTAARQAAEMLDNVVGILACEALCAAQAIDLRWRKHEHLQLGQGTAPAHQAIRQVVPFLAEDTVMYPHIEGLKQVIQSGKLALAE from the coding sequence GTGGAATGTTTAGTGCTCAATGGCGAGCAGTTAACAGTTGATGGTTTGGTGGCTGCCGCTCGTAATCCGGCAATTAAGGTCGAATTAGCACCCGAAGCAATTGAACGAATGCACTATTCTCGCGCTGCCGTCGAGCGGTTTGTGGCCGAGGGTCGCGTGGTCTATGGCATTACCACGGGCTTTGGCCATTTTCAAAATCGCACAATCGATCGCGACCATGTGCGCGAGTTGCAACGCAATATTATTATGAGCCACGCAACTGGTACAGGCACGCCGCTGCGCCGCGACCAAGTACGCGCTATGTTAATCGTGCGAGTCAATACCTTGGCTAAAGGCTTTTCGGGAATTCGCCCGCTGGTTGCGCAAGCCTTGCTTGATCTGCTCAACGCCGATATTTTGCCAATTATTCCTTGTCAAGGCTCACTTGGAGCCAGCGGCGATTTGGCACCTTTGGCCCATGCCTGCTTGATTTTGCTTGGCTTGGGTGAGGCGGTTGCTCCAGGTCAATCGCCAATCCATGGCCAACGGATGAGCGGAGCCGAAGTCTTAGCCTACTTGCAGCAAGAACCTTTGGTTTTAGAGGCTAAAGAAGGCTTAGCATTAACCAATGGCACGGCGTTGTTGAGTGGCTTAGCTGCCTTGGCAATCTACGATGCCGAGCAACTTTGCCGTAGTGCCGAAACTATTGCCGCCTTGTCGATGGAAGCTTTGGCGGCTTTGCCAGCAGCCTTCGATCAACGGTTGCATGCAATTCGTCCGCATCCACGTCAAATGGATAGTGCGCGGAGCATTCGTCAATTGTTGCAAGGTAGTAGCTTTGTTTACCCCAGCCAAGCCGCTGATCCAGCGATGTATGGGCCACATAAAGTCCAAGATGCCTACTCGTTGCGCTGTGTGCCGCAAGTCCATGGGGCAATTCGCGATGCTGCTTGTTATGGGCGTTGGGCTACCGAGATTGAACTCAACAGCGCCACCGATAACCCCTTGATTGTACCTGTTGATCCTGAGCAACCCCATGGCGAGTATGAGGCAATTTCGGGTGGTAATTTTCATGGCGAGCCATTGGCTTTAGCGATGGATTTTCTGAAAGTGGCGTTGAGCGAATTGGGCAATATTAGCGAACGCCGCACCGCCCGTTTGGTTGACGCAGGCCTAAATGGCAATTTATTAGCCCCGTTTTTAACTGAGCAAGGTGGCCTGCACTCAGGTATGATGCTAATTCAATATACTGCGGTGGCCTTGGCGAGCGAAAATAAGGTGCTTGTGCATCCCGCCGCTGCTGATACGATTCCTACCTCGGGCAATCAAGAAGATCATGTCAGTATGGGGCCAACTGCCGCCCGTCAGGCAGCCGAGATGCTCGATAATGTGGTGGGTATTTTGGCCTGCGAAGCCTTATGCGCCGCCCAAGCGATCGATTTACGTTGGCGCAAACACGAGCATTTGCAACTTGGTCAAGGCACTGCGCCCGCCCACCAAGCAATTCGCCAAGTTGTGCCATTTTTGGCTGAAGATACCGTGATGTACCCGCATATCGAAGGCCTGAAACAGGTGATTCAATCAGGCAAATTGGCCTTAGCCGAATGA
- a CDS encoding SH3 domain-containing protein translates to MSQNRFRPYDRPDDETSPTAPTRRIDQAELRKDDQSWQGMVNNDWRSDRRRVNTSRTSPIDTFNTQGVASWLSKGGYRYVVIATVVVIVLIIFILYSNRPGQTDDPNGNNTGLNLPNQPTAEIIVGPSPTPEGLIPTDNTQIPSEGPIFAVTGTGSDGLFLRDQPGGNIVKTMPEGTQLTKLSEQDINGILWYQVREVETQIEGWCSAQFLVPAQ, encoded by the coding sequence ATGAGCCAAAACCGCTTTCGTCCCTATGACCGTCCAGATGACGAAACCAGCCCAACCGCCCCTACCCGTCGGATCGACCAAGCCGAGTTACGCAAAGATGATCAGTCGTGGCAAGGTATGGTCAACAATGATTGGCGCTCGGATCGCCGCCGCGTCAATACCAGCCGTACTAGTCCAATCGATACCTTTAATACCCAAGGGGTTGCCTCTTGGCTCAGTAAAGGTGGCTATCGCTATGTTGTAATTGCCACAGTTGTGGTGATTGTACTGATCATTTTCATCTTGTATTCCAATCGCCCTGGTCAAACTGATGATCCCAATGGCAATAATACAGGATTGAATCTACCCAACCAACCAACTGCTGAAATTATCGTTGGGCCATCCCCCACTCCAGAGGGCTTGATTCCCACCGATAATACCCAAATCCCCAGCGAAGGCCCAATTTTTGCGGTAACTGGTACTGGCAGCGATGGCTTGTTCTTGCGTGATCAGCCAGGCGGCAATATCGTTAAAACCATGCCCGAAGGAACCCAGCTAACCAAACTGAGCGAGCAAGATATCAATGGAATTCTGTGGTATCAGGTTCGCGAGGTCGAGACGCAGATTGAGGGGTGGTGTTCAGCTCAATTTTTGGTGCCAGCTCAATAA
- the gyrA gene encoding DNA gyrase subunit A has protein sequence MEIGIVKPVAIVDEMRTAYLDYAMSVIVSRALPDARDGLKPVQRRILYAMFREGLLHNVRYSKCAGVVGEVLKKYHPHGDASVYDALVRLAQPWNMRYPLVDGQGNFGSVDGDAAAAYRYTEARLKEIAEELLRDIDRDTVNFGPNFDGGYQEPLVLPARLPNLLLNGSAGIAVGMATNIPPHNLGELCDGIGYLVDNPDATVEDLIKFIPGPDFPTGGSILGTEGIISAYSSGRGRILIRAKAHIEEAARGAFHIVVTELPYQVNKARLIERIAELVKDKRIEGIRDVRDESDRSGIRMVIILKQDAQPKKVLNHLFKYTSMQTTFGANMLALVEDGKQPRTLSLKKALQEYIEHRQIVIRRRTEHDLAKAKARAHILEGLKIALDQLDEVIATIRASRTAETARSNLMKNFKLSELQSQAILEMQLRRLAGLERKKIEDEYKEVLGTIADLEDILSKPERVFKIIKDDVAELKEKYGDVRRSRIIADATGDISTEDLIPDMNVLVTVTDRGYIKKLPGDTYRVQNRGGRGIKGMTTKEDDVVAHLLMCNTLNDLLFFTNRGKVYQLKVHEVPDASRTAKGLPLVNLISLEPGELVTSLIAVPDFDDGEYLVMTTVKGRIKRTKLSEYSSVRSNGLIAIGLDTGDELRWVKTSNGDEDILMTTQHGQTIRFSQAEVRPMGRPASGVIGIKMSAKDQVVGMDLVRPDSQLLVITSHGMGKRTDLEDYPVKGRATQGVITMRLKPGDEIAAALVLTDSDIVTTITRNGVVMRTRADKISKYGRTTQGVTVINLDKKDLVAAVSAEPPVDDKSDDSDANDSPGTVTLTA, from the coding sequence ATGGAAATAGGGATTGTCAAGCCTGTTGCGATTGTTGACGAGATGCGTACCGCCTATCTCGATTATGCAATGAGTGTGATTGTATCGCGGGCCTTACCTGATGCTCGCGATGGTCTCAAACCTGTGCAGCGGCGGATTTTATATGCAATGTTCCGCGAAGGGCTATTGCACAACGTGCGCTATTCCAAATGCGCTGGTGTTGTCGGCGAAGTGCTCAAGAAGTATCACCCTCACGGCGATGCTTCGGTTTATGATGCCCTCGTTCGCCTCGCCCAACCATGGAATATGCGCTATCCGCTCGTCGATGGCCAAGGGAATTTTGGCAGTGTTGACGGCGACGCAGCGGCGGCCTATCGATACACTGAAGCGCGGCTCAAAGAAATTGCCGAGGAATTGTTGCGCGATATCGACCGCGATACGGTGAATTTCGGCCCCAACTTCGATGGCGGCTATCAAGAGCCATTGGTGTTGCCAGCCCGTTTGCCCAACTTGCTGCTCAACGGCTCAGCCGGGATTGCGGTTGGTATGGCCACCAACATTCCGCCGCATAACCTTGGTGAGCTGTGCGATGGCATCGGCTACTTGGTTGATAATCCTGATGCGACCGTTGAAGATTTGATCAAGTTTATCCCTGGCCCCGACTTCCCAACGGGCGGCTCGATTCTGGGTACTGAAGGGATTATTAGCGCGTATTCGAGTGGCCGTGGCCGGATTTTGATTCGCGCTAAAGCCCACATCGAAGAAGCTGCTCGTGGTGCGTTCCATATCGTCGTGACCGAATTGCCCTATCAAGTTAACAAAGCCCGTTTGATCGAACGGATTGCCGAGTTAGTCAAAGATAAACGGATCGAAGGGATTCGCGATGTGCGCGATGAATCTGACCGTTCGGGGATTCGCATGGTGATTATTTTGAAGCAAGATGCTCAGCCCAAGAAAGTGCTGAATCATCTGTTCAAATACACCAGTATGCAAACCACCTTTGGCGCAAATATGTTGGCCTTGGTTGAAGATGGCAAGCAACCACGCACGCTTTCGCTCAAAAAAGCCTTGCAAGAATATATCGAGCATCGCCAAATTGTCATTCGGCGGCGTACCGAGCATGATCTGGCCAAAGCCAAAGCCCGGGCGCATATTCTCGAAGGCTTGAAAATTGCCCTCGATCAGCTTGATGAAGTGATTGCCACGATTCGCGCTAGCCGCACCGCTGAAACTGCTCGCAGCAACTTGATGAAAAACTTCAAGCTCAGCGAATTGCAATCACAAGCGATTTTGGAAATGCAATTGCGGCGCTTGGCCGGCCTCGAACGCAAAAAAATCGAGGATGAATATAAAGAAGTCTTGGGGACAATTGCCGACCTTGAAGATATTTTGTCCAAGCCTGAACGGGTTTTCAAAATTATCAAGGACGATGTGGCTGAACTCAAAGAAAAATATGGTGATGTTCGGCGCTCACGGATTATTGCCGATGCCACTGGCGATATCAGCACCGAAGATCTGATTCCCGACATGAATGTGTTGGTGACGGTGACTGATCGTGGCTACATCAAGAAATTGCCTGGCGATACCTATCGCGTGCAAAATCGCGGTGGGCGTGGGATTAAGGGCATGACCACCAAAGAAGATGATGTGGTGGCACATCTCTTGATGTGTAACACCCTGAACGATCTTTTGTTCTTTACCAACCGTGGCAAAGTCTATCAACTCAAAGTTCATGAAGTTCCCGATGCGAGCCGTACCGCCAAAGGTCTGCCGCTGGTCAACCTGATCTCGCTCGAACCAGGCGAATTGGTCACATCATTGATCGCCGTGCCCGATTTCGACGATGGCGAATATTTGGTGATGACCACGGTCAAAGGCCGAATCAAGCGTACCAAGTTGAGCGAATATAGCTCAGTGCGCTCGAATGGCTTGATCGCGATTGGGCTTGATACTGGCGACGAACTGCGCTGGGTCAAAACCAGCAATGGCGACGAAGATATTTTGATGACCACCCAACATGGCCAAACCATCCGCTTCAGTCAAGCCGAAGTGCGTCCGATGGGTCGGCCAGCTAGTGGTGTAATTGGCATCAAAATGTCAGCCAAAGATCAAGTGGTCGGCATGGATTTGGTGCGGCCAGATTCACAACTGCTCGTGATTACCTCCCACGGCATGGGTAAGCGCACCGACCTCGAAGACTATCCAGTCAAGGGTCGGGCAACCCAAGGCGTGATTACCATGCGGCTCAAGCCAGGCGATGAAATTGCCGCTGCATTGGTGTTGACTGATAGCGACATTGTGACCACAATTACCCGCAATGGGGTCGTGATGCGTACTCGTGCCGACAAGATTTCTAAGTATGGGCGAACAACTCAAGGCGTAACCGTCATCAATCTTGATAAGAAAGATTTGGTCGCAGCAGTTTCGGCTGAACCCCCAGTCGATGACAAGAGCGACGATTCGGATGCCAATGATAGCCCCGGCACGGTAACCCTGACAGCTTAA